One region of Zingiber officinale cultivar Zhangliang chromosome 7B, Zo_v1.1, whole genome shotgun sequence genomic DNA includes:
- the LOC122006072 gene encoding GDSL esterase/lipase At1g28570-like produces the protein MAVSLSFRLFALAYLHAQHASGCYTSIFSFGDSLADTGNLLLSTGSNGTRVGRLPYGETFFHSPTGRFSDGRLMIDFIAQAMGLPFVRPYLAGGAGGGGVNFAVAGATALDVHYFESMGMEIKWTNYSLSAQLEWFRHLLPSLCSSASGCAAFMSDALFLVGEIGGNDYNHAFSAGRSLTEITAMVPDVVRAITSAVDELIGMGVRTMVVPGNFPIGCSAAYLSRFQNEKRDSYDPRTGCIKWLNAFAEYHNRLLEEELRRLRCRHPDVIISYADYYQAAMEIYASPQDHGFGESPLAACCGSGGGDYNLNSTAGCGEEGSSVCSDPSRQISWDGLHLTEAAYRVIAGGLLGGHIMPSIARACPELNWTVLDNGAGYISSS, from the exons ATGGCGGTCTCCCTCTCCTTCCGCCTCTTCGCGCTTGCCTACCTCCACGCTCAGCACGCCAGCGGCTGCTACACCTCCATTTTCAGTTTCGGCGATTCCCTCGCCGACACCGGCaacctcctcctctccaccggaAGCAACGGCACCCGCGTTGGCCGCCTTCCCTACGGAGAAACCTTCTTCCACAGCCCCACCGGCCGCTTCTCCGACGGTCGACTCATGATCGACTTCATCG CGCAAGCGATGGGGCTGCCGTTCGTGAGGCCGTACCTAGCCGGTGGAGCAGGGGGCGGCGGCGTCAACTTCGCCGTCGCCGGCGCCACCGCGCTCGACGTCCACTACTTCGAGTCGATGGGGATGGAGATTAAGTGGACCAACTATTCCCTGAGCGCGCAGCTCGAGTGGTTCAGGCACCTCCTGCCTTCTCTTTGCTCCTCTGCCTCAGGTTGCGCCGCTTTCATGAGCGACGCCCTGTTCTTGGTGGGGGAGATCGGGGGGAATGACTACAATCACGCCTTCTCTGCCGGAAGAAGCCTCACTGAGATCACGGCCATGGTCCCCGATGTCGTGCGCGCCATCACCTCCGCCGTCGAC GAATTGATCGGGATGGGCGTGAGGACGATGGTCGTGCCGGGGAACTTCCCAATCGGCTGCTCTGCCGCGTACCTGAGCCGGTTCCAGAACGAGAAGCGAGATAGTTACGATCCCCGAACGGGATGCATAAAGTGGTTGAACGCCTTCGCCGAGTACCACAACCGCCTGCTGGAGGAGGAGCTGAGGCGGCTCCGCTGCCGGCACCCGGATGTGATCATCAGTTACGCCGACTACTACCAGGCGGCCATGGAGATCTACGCTTCTCCTCAGGACCACG GATTCGGGGAGTCACCGCTTGCGGCGTGCTGCGGATCCGGCGGCGGCGACTACAACCTGAATTCGACAGCGGGGTGCGGGGAAGAAGGGAGCAGCGTTTGCAGCGATCCGTCGAGGCAGATATCGTGGGACGGGTTACACCTGACGGAGGCAGCGTACAGGGTCATCGCCGGCGGCCTGCTCGGCGGCCACATCATGCCTTCCATTGCACGAGCCTGTCCCGAATTAAACTGGACGGTTCTCGACAACGGCGCCGGATACATCTCTTCTTCCTGA